The Mycobacterium sp. EPa45 genomic interval CAGAGCATGCGCCCGCTGGTCGAGCTCGCGCCAGGTCAGTGTTCCCAGTTCGTCGATCAGGCCCGGGCTGTCGGGGCGGCGAGCGGCGGCGGTGGCGAACCCGGTGGCGATGCTCAGCCCCTCGTCGCGCGCGGCGGCCACCATCGCGACCGTGCGGTCCGGACGCATCGGAGTGAGGAGGCCGGCCTTGGCCAGGGTGACGACGGCATCGCCGACCGAGGTAAGCCGGGACAGCAGGTCCATCAGCCGATCACCGGCAGACGGCGTTCGGCGGCGAGTTCGTCCAGCGCGCGTTGCATCACGCCACGCACATGGGCGTCGACGGCGTGGATGTCGGGGTCCTCGCCGAACTGCTCGGTGATGTCGATCGGTTCGAGTACCTTCATGACGATCTTGGTGGGCAGGGGCACGTTCAGCGGGACGACGGCGCTCAAGCCGAACGGGAAGCCGAACGAGATGGGCAGGATCTTCGCCCGCAGCAGCTTGTCCAGTCGCAGCAGCTTGGCCAGGCCGGTGCCGCGGGAAAGGTAGATCTGGCTTTCCTGGCCGCCGATGGCCACCGTCGGCACGATCGGTACCCCGGCGTTGATGGCGGCCCTCACGTAGCCGGTGCGGCCGTCGAAGTCGATCTTGTTCTCGGCGAACGTCGGCCGGTAGACGTCGTAGTCGCCGCCGGGGAACACCACCACGACGCCGCCGGAGCGCAGCGCCTCGTCGGCGTTCTCGTGGTTGGCGCGGATGAACCCGTTCTTGATGAAGAAGTCGGCCGTCGGGCCGGTGAGCACCAGGTCGTGGCTCAGTGTGTAGACCGGCCGGTCATAGCCGAAGTGCTCATAGAAGCCGAGCGCGAACACCGGAACGTCCATCGGGAACAGGCCGCCGGAATGGTTGGACACCACCAGGGCGCCGCCCGCCGGGAAGGACTCCAGCCCGCGGACCTCGCTGCGGTGATAGAGCTTGAGGAACGGGCGCAGCACCCCCATCGTCTTCTCGACCAGACCCGGGTCCCACTTGGCCGTCTCGGTGCGTGTCACGTCGTTGGTGCTCACACATCCTCCTAGGAATTGAAACGTGTTCTAGTTTTGATGGTACCGGGCTGGCCGCGATCGTCTTACCTCGATAGTTACCATTCCGAGCGTGACTGAAAACGCCGTTACCGAAGAGCCCGCCGTCCTCACCGAGCGCCGCGGCCGGATTCTGATCATCACCATCAATCGGCCCAAGGCCAAGAACGCCGTGAACGCCGCGGTCAGCAATGGTCTGGCCGCCGCCATGGACGAGCTCGACGATGACCCGGGGCTGTCCGTCGGCATCGTCACCGGGGCCGGCGGCTCGTTCTGCGCGGGCATGGACCTCAAGGCATTCGCCCGCGGCGAGAACGTCGTGGCCGAGGGCCGCGGACTTGGCTTCACCGAACGCCCGCCGGCCAAGCCGTTGATCGCCGCGGTCGAGGGGTATGCCCTCGCCGGCGGCACCGAGCTGGCGCTGGCCACCGACCTGATCGTCGCGGCCAACGATTCGGCGTTCGGCATCCCCGAGGTCAAGCGCGGCCTTGTCGCCGGTGGCGGCGGGCTGCTGCGGTTGCCGCAGCGCATCCCGTACCAGATCGCGATGGAGCTGGCGTTGACCGGCGAGAACCTGTCCGCGGTGCGGGCCCACGAGCTGGGTCTGGTGAACGCGCTCGCCGAGCCGGGGCATGCGCTGGAGGCCGCGATCGAGCTGGCCGAGCGGATCACCGTCAACGGCCCGCTGGCCGTGGCCGCCACCAAGCGGATCATCACCGAGTCGCGCGGCTGGTCGCCCGAGGAACAGTGGAAGGAACAGGGCAAGATCCTGATGCCGGTCTTCGCATCGAAGGATGCCCAGGAGGGCGCCATCGCGTTCGCCGAGAAGCGCGCGCCGAACTGGACGGGCAGCTGACCGTTCGGCTCTTGACGTAAGCGTCAGTTAAGCCGACGATCTCCCTACCAGCCCGGCTAGAACCGTAGTTGGGATCGGTAGGGAGCTCGGGGGAGCTATGACTGACGGCATGGCGAAGAAACGACCGGCGGGGCGACGTCCCGAAACCGCGATCTGGTTGGGTACCGGCGCGCTGACGTTGGGCATCGGCGCGGCAGCACTGGTCGGCGGGACG includes:
- a CDS encoding 1-acyl-sn-glycerol-3-phosphate acyltransferase is translated as MGVLRPFLKLYHRSEVRGLESFPAGGALVVSNHSGGLFPMDVPVFALGFYEHFGYDRPVYTLSHDLVLTGPTADFFIKNGFIRANHENADEALRSGGVVVVFPGGDYDVYRPTFAENKIDFDGRTGYVRAAINAGVPIVPTVAIGGQESQIYLSRGTGLAKLLRLDKLLRAKILPISFGFPFGLSAVVPLNVPLPTKIVMKVLEPIDITEQFGEDPDIHAVDAHVRGVMQRALDELAAERRLPVIG
- a CDS encoding crotonase/enoyl-CoA hydratase family protein gives rise to the protein MTENAVTEEPAVLTERRGRILIITINRPKAKNAVNAAVSNGLAAAMDELDDDPGLSVGIVTGAGGSFCAGMDLKAFARGENVVAEGRGLGFTERPPAKPLIAAVEGYALAGGTELALATDLIVAANDSAFGIPEVKRGLVAGGGGLLRLPQRIPYQIAMELALTGENLSAVRAHELGLVNALAEPGHALEAAIELAERITVNGPLAVAATKRIITESRGWSPEEQWKEQGKILMPVFASKDAQEGAIAFAEKRAPNWTGS